A stretch of DNA from Schistocerca americana isolate TAMUIC-IGC-003095 chromosome 3, iqSchAmer2.1, whole genome shotgun sequence:
TGTATCCGCATATACCCCGCTGTCGCTTTTTCGTAATACAACTTCTTACCTGTTCAACTTCTATCTGATTATATAATGTAGCGTAAAATTTTAGACTAGTAGCATACATTAGAAGAAACGTGACGTGGAAGTACGTAGCACACAAACAAGCTCGTTGATAACAGGTTTTGCTGGAAAATGAAGAGTCCTTAAAACGTTAAGTGGTCCATTCCTAACATATTTCAACTGCTTATGGATATTACAAAACATAAATACTTCTAATATTTTTTGACAACTATGTTTTATGGAGGTAAAAGACCTTTTAGCACAGGGTCTTCATATATGTACCTATGTTTATTGGCTTTATTTCTATGCTCTGACTGGCGACATTACAGAGACCAATTGACGTACTTTTTCGAAGGTGCACAGCAGTGATTTGATAACGTGACGGCCAAGCTTGTATCAACacgtagaaaaagaaaaaaaaactgtatccGTGCTTCTTTCATTGTGGGAAAATGGTTTCACCCAGTGCTGTGTAAAAGTCAAATCATCAACTGTGTACGGCCGGCAGGTGATCCTGATGTGCGCCGTGGCCGCCGCCCACGCCGGCTACCTGGGAGGctacgccgcccccgccatcgCTGTGGCACCTGCCGTGGCCGCCCCCGCCGTCGCAGTCGCTCACGCCCCCGTGGCCGTGGCACCCGCCGCCTCCTCGTACGCCAACACGTACCGCGTGTCGCAGACCGCCCGCCTCCTGGCCGcccccgccgtcgccgccgcccctgtggcctacgccgcccccgccatcCACGCCCCTGTGGCCTACGCTGCACCTGCTGTCGCTGCTCCGATTCTCAAATACCACTAAAATCTAACTTGTGTCTTGTCGACAATAAAGTGAAGTATTTATTACAATCAGTGTCTTCAAAATTACACCATCACCTGTCATACGTAATTTGTTACTGGCGTCAATAATGGACGGTATGTCCATTCTTATGCATGAAAGTGGCAATGTTAATCAGCGTTCACCCACATTTGTGTACGCAACCAATACTTAACACTTTCTATCCTTCAAAATGATGGAAAAGCGTGTCCTGAAAGCAGACACCACAATCCTGTAATCCCTTAGAATATTACATTTTTGAAATGTAACGCGTTACTTAATCCAACAATGCAGTTGAGTATTCAGCATGTAAGTCTGTCGTGCACAAGACCCATGATCGATTTCTGATACCGCCAAGAATTTTTCTTGCGCCAGAATTCGAAGAGTGTTCGCTCAGCCTAATGAATACAACTGACGAGCTTCTCCGAAAGAATGAGTTCTCTTTTCATTTTAACAGTAGATCAATGACTACTAAAATAATGTCCCGTTCACATTCCCCTTCACACCTACGTCAATAACGCCATGGGTTAAATACCAGGTGATCAGCTTTGGGCTACAGCCTTGATCTGATCAGTGAATTTAGCTTTACATAATAATTTTCTGGATTAAATGTAATAAATTCAGGATATACCAAAAACTGTTCAATGTTGAAAGAATATTGAATGACGTTATCGACGCAACTGTACCTGCTGCTCAGACCTTTGTATTTTACTCATAAGTGTGAAAGTGCGGAGATTTATTTAAACTGTCAAACTAGTTGCCTAAGGAGGTCCTTAATACGTGCATAAATCACTGTACATGTGACAGGCCCGTGAGGTGTCATCATCTCtaagaaaaacggaccgagaatgaagaagcttgtgaaaccacactatACATTCACAACAGTCACATCATCTGAgggcagtggatgttcctgcaaacGTGTGGCAGGTAGAACCATATACGTGGCAGTTCTGTCACGCATTCACATCACGGTGCAGAGTAATATGTCACTCGTCAGTCGAAAGAATATTTCTCAGCCACATGTCATCAGTTTCGATGAGTGTCAAAAAATTAAGAGAAAAGTCACGGCGTTGCAGCCTATCTTGAGGCATCATTTGGTGAATCTTGTAGgaataccagtgtaaaatgcgccgTAAATTCCTTTGAactgttggaaatggaaatgagcgtttggcgtcattggccgggaggcccattgcggggcaggtccggccaccttggtgcaggccttactacattcgacgccacattgggcgacctgcgcgccggatggggatgaaa
This window harbors:
- the LOC124607459 gene encoding cuticle protein 12.5-like — protein: MYKLVILMCAVAAAHAGYLGGYAAPAIAVAPAVAAPAVAVAHAPVAVAPAASSYANTYRVSQTARLLAAPAVAAAPVAYAAPAIHAPVAYAAPAVAAPILKYH